Part of the Apilactobacillus apisilvae genome is shown below.
CCAGTCTTTCTTAGGACATATCCTAAAATCATGATTAGCACAACTACTAGGACACTTTGAATCGATGTGAAAAATACACCCATATATAACCCCTCCAATGAAAATTTTCATTTAATAATTGCTTTCATTAATAATCATTGAAGACTATAAAACATCCATAAAGTTATAGTCAAAAGATAAGTTTGTTATAAATAAATTTTATATGTGATTTAAGAACATCTATACAGCACTATTTATTACGTTTATTTTTACGATTAATAATAAACATAGTTGTTAAAGTTGATACTAAAAATAAAATAACTACAAATGCAATAATGTAAATAATTCCTAGAAAAGTCATAAATATAACGCTCCTTAAATAAATTCTTTTACAAATTATATATTAAAAAACATAAAATGAAAATTTTATTAATATATCTTGCATTTAATTTCAGATTATGGTTTAATATAAATTGTTGATTGGTAATTAAATTAATTCAATATTATGAGCTGTTAGCTTAAGGTAAAAGCACTCAGTCCTTTGCTGAGAAGATGGTGTTCAAAGCATCACAGCTCACTAACCAAAGTACTTTGAAGATTTGATTTTTGGAGTACTTTTTTATTAATATTGTTTTTATTATATCTCACATAAAAAAATGCACGCAATTAATTTTGTGTGCATTTTTTCTTTTAGTAGTCACTTTTAATATTATGTTGTACTCTAATTAATCTAAGGCCAAATGTTTGAAAAAATATGATCAACTGTTTATATTGTATTTAAGAAATGAAAAATTTTAAATGTTAGGAATGATTATTTATGACTGAAAAATATGATTACGATGTATTATATATTGGTGCAGGTCATGGTACTTTTGATGGTGCAATGCCTTTAGCAGCTAAAGGATACAAAATCGCAGTCGTTGAAGCTGATAAAGTTGGTGGAACATGTCCTAATTGGGGCTGTAATGCCAAAATCGCTTTAGACATTCCAGTTCAACTAACTGAAACACAAAAGAGATTAAAGAACATTATCAATGGAGAAACTTCTATTGATTGGAAAGAAAACATGAAAAACAAACACGCTGTAATTGATGGACTTCCTGGTGCAATTGGTGGTTTTATCGAATCAACAGGCATTAATTTGATTCATGGTTTCGCTAAATTACAAGATAACCATACAGTAGTTGTTGATAATAAAGAATATACAGCTGATAAAATTGTTATAGCAACTGGATTACGTCCTAACCGTTTAGATGTTGAAGGTAAAGAATTGGCTCATGATTCTAAAGACTTCTTGAACCTAGATGAAATGCCTAAACATGTAAGCATTATTGGTGCCGGTTATATCGCAATGGAATTTGCAACCATTGCTAACGCTGCTGGTGCACAAGTTACTGTTTTGATGCATGGTGATAAAGCCCTTCGTCAATTTAACCAAGAATATGTTCAAGCAGTAGTTAAGGACTTAGAAGATAAAGGTGTTCGTTTTATTAATAATGCTAAAATTAAAGGTTTTGCTCAAAAGGATGACTGTGTAACTGCCGTTCAATTAGATAATGAAGATGTTCGTACCGACTATATTTTAGATGCAACTGGTCGCATTCCAAATATTGAAAACATCGGTTTGGATGAAGTTGGGGTTAAATATGACCATCGTGGAATTAAAGTAAATGATCACTTGGCAACTAACGTTGATAACATTTATGCTTCCGGTGATGTTGCTGATACTGGTGAACCTAAGTTAACCCCTACTGCTATCTTTGAATCTCAATATTTAACTAGTCTATTTTCTGGAGAAACAACTGATGCAATTGACTTCCCTGCCATTCCTTCAGTTGTATTCACAACTCCTCGAATTGCTCAAGTTGGTGTTTCAGTTGATGAAGCGAAGAATAGTGATGAATATACGGTTGAAGAACACGATATGACATCAGATTGGTATCGTGCAATTACCAAAGAACAAATCGCTAAACGTGCATATGTCTTTGATAAAGAACACCACTTAGTTGGTGCTACCGAAATCTCTGATCAAGCTGATTCAGTCATTGATTCCATTCTACCTGCCATTGCTCTAAAACTAGATAAAGAACAAGTAAGTCGTATCGTTCACTTATTCCCATCAATTGGTAGCGATGCATGGCAACATATCTAATAATTTAATTTTTAACGAAAAAAAGTATATAAAAATACGCCATCAAGTGGCGTATTTTTTGTTTCTTCAAGTGTATGTATTTGTTTATCTGGTTACATTATTGTATTTTTAAAATATATACATATGATAAATGGAGGAATTGACATGCAAAATAACAAATATGACTATGACGTTATATATATTGGATCAGGTCACGCTGCTTTTGATGGCGCTAAAAAATTATGTAAAAAAGGCTTTAAAATTGCTTTCGTTGAAGTAGTTGCTGTTGGTGGAACATGTCCTAATTGGGGCTGTAATGCCAAAATAACTTTAGATTTACCAATTACTTTAGCTAAAAAACAACACCGAATGAGTGACATTGTTGAAGGTGATACTAAGATTAATTGGAATGCTAA
Proteins encoded:
- a CDS encoding dihydrolipoyl dehydrogenase family protein, with amino-acid sequence MTEKYDYDVLYIGAGHGTFDGAMPLAAKGYKIAVVEADKVGGTCPNWGCNAKIALDIPVQLTETQKRLKNIINGETSIDWKENMKNKHAVIDGLPGAIGGFIESTGINLIHGFAKLQDNHTVVVDNKEYTADKIVIATGLRPNRLDVEGKELAHDSKDFLNLDEMPKHVSIIGAGYIAMEFATIANAAGAQVTVLMHGDKALRQFNQEYVQAVVKDLEDKGVRFINNAKIKGFAQKDDCVTAVQLDNEDVRTDYILDATGRIPNIENIGLDEVGVKYDHRGIKVNDHLATNVDNIYASGDVADTGEPKLTPTAIFESQYLTSLFSGETTDAIDFPAIPSVVFTTPRIAQVGVSVDEAKNSDEYTVEEHDMTSDWYRAITKEQIAKRAYVFDKEHHLVGATEISDQADSVIDSILPAIALKLDKEQVSRIVHLFPSIGSDAWQHI